The following are encoded together in the candidate division WOR-3 bacterium genome:
- a CDS encoding DUF3467 domain-containing protein, producing MANEVKPPINIEIGEKESEGIYSNFVLIAHSASEFIIDFARMLPGLPKAKVFSRIVMTPQHAKLLLNALEENIKKYEDRFGKIKLLGKEEEIKGFGFSPTTEKS from the coding sequence ATGGCGAATGAAGTGAAACCGCCGATTAATATTGAAATCGGTGAAAAGGAATCCGAAGGAATCTATTCTAATTTTGTGCTTATTGCCCATTCAGCATCAGAATTTATTATTGATTTCGCCCGGATGCTTCCTGGCTTACCTAAAGCCAAAGTCTTTTCGCGAATTGTGATGACACCTCAACATGCGAAGTTATTACTTAATGCCTTAGAAGAAAACATTAAAAAATATGAAGACCGATTTGGTAAGATAAAACTACTGGGTAAAGAAGAAGAGATTAAAGGTTTTGGCTTTTCTCCTACTACTGAAAAGTCATAA
- a CDS encoding site-2 protease family protein: MSNLTSIILSAPAILFGLTIHEYAHALIALKLGDPTAKFMGRLTLNPLKHLDPIGTISLFLFRLGWAKPVPINPNYFRNYKQGVLLTSLAGPGANFIVAVIFGLLLRIIYLIPSLSPSSFIIIILEMFVFFNLILAIFNLIPIPPLDGSKILYYLLPTTMAEEYAKLERYGFFMLLGIIVLGQLIGFSIFGIIILPFIRIFSSLIIGHSII; this comes from the coding sequence ATGTCAAATTTAACTTCAATTATTCTATCGGCACCAGCAATTCTTTTTGGATTAACAATTCATGAATATGCTCATGCCTTAATTGCCTTAAAACTTGGTGACCCAACCGCAAAATTTATGGGTCGGTTGACCTTAAATCCCTTAAAACATTTAGACCCGATTGGTACAATTAGTCTTTTTCTATTTCGACTGGGATGGGCAAAACCCGTTCCAATTAATCCCAATTACTTTAGAAATTATAAACAAGGGGTATTATTAACTTCATTAGCCGGACCAGGAGCAAATTTTATCGTTGCCGTTATTTTTGGATTGTTACTAAGAATAATCTATTTAATACCTTCTCTCTCGCCGAGTAGTTTTATCATAATTATCTTAGAAATGTTCGTATTTTTTAACCTCATTTTAGCCATCTTTAATTTAATTCCCATACCACCTCTTGACGGCTCCAAAATTCTCTATTATCTTTTACCGACAACAATGGCGGAAGAGTATGCTAAATTAGAGCGCTACGGGTTTTTTATGCTGTTAGGAATTATCGTATTAGGTCAACTAATCGGCTTTTCAATTTTTGGTATTATAATTTTACCCTTTATAAGAATATTTTCGAGTTTGATTATTGGCCATAGTATTATTTAA
- a CDS encoding DNA translocase FtsK 4TM domain-containing protein, with protein sequence MRAGFRAKSDNSKIKIIISVLIVLLIAFILISLISFHFGQKSPSDNWGGFIGSHLSLGLVYMLGYCVYLIPAIILLFTISELVKESFRRFILPSIIWLLGIFLFASIISFSIGRIGYTSNYGGLIGSWFAKLLLNQLGILLTYFIPLFLLYSLVPLIRNPKNRRTYLREGLFIFLLIVLVQMLIARIKPSAYWLPGKITAIPLAGKITNAFINWFRYLTGNWGSLIIIIVALLIVILVFTNVPFVHLIANIYHSIISSFKKIKPKKRTAVIKEPISEKSNVPEPVVEGAVQTETETEIIEPPPTKTITDKRKSFIGTKGVQSAVIDEQQFQNEFLASLDIPPSEEAPVDQKTLEEGAKVLLEKLKEFGIEGRVTDILTGPMITRYEFEPAPGIKIQRIESLADDLALSLKAERIRILAPIPGKAVVGIEVPNKYRRIVYLRNILTTEEFTAKTSPLTFALGESITGEPYCADLREMPHVLIAGTTGSGKSVCINTMITSIIFRSSYHDVRFLAIDPKQLELPVYNSIPHLLSPTTIDPKVAISELDRVISIMESRYGIFAGLGVRDIAGYNLVAQKEGLEKKPYIVVVIDELADLMIRAPTEIEEKITRLAQMSRAVGIHLVLATQRPSVDVITGLIKANFPCRIAFQVASKTDSRTILDMNGAEALLGRGDMLFLPPGKGEPQRLHCAYVSAQATKRIVDLWTKRYLIELLSEYVSNPQEMAEQIIAKQVVDVLIDREKASIKRKQQDFYSVVPEDIAEKLWAREYHQKLSEEIDMPHSKKTERPGAEREVDELLAEAAKIVFRHREASVSMLQRRLDIGWARAGRIIDQLEQLGVVGPYVGSKSRKVLIDTEEDLQKLLGTLTHKPLSENKT encoded by the coding sequence ATGAGAGCAGGTTTTAGAGCAAAAAGTGACAACTCAAAAATTAAAATAATTATAAGTGTCTTAATTGTTTTATTAATTGCCTTTATTCTAATTAGTTTAATCTCATTTCATTTTGGCCAAAAATCGCCTTCTGATAACTGGGGTGGTTTTATCGGCAGTCATCTGAGTCTAGGACTAGTCTATATGCTTGGCTATTGCGTCTATCTAATTCCAGCAATTATCTTACTTTTTACCATTAGTGAATTGGTTAAAGAAAGTTTTCGACGATTTATTCTACCAAGCATCATTTGGCTCTTGGGTATCTTTTTGTTTGCCAGCATTATTTCATTTTCAATTGGGCGGATTGGTTATACCAGTAATTATGGTGGTTTAATTGGCAGTTGGTTTGCCAAATTATTATTAAATCAATTGGGTATTTTATTGACTTATTTTATTCCACTATTTCTGCTTTATAGTTTAGTTCCCCTAATCCGTAATCCTAAAAACCGGCGAACCTATCTGCGTGAAGGTCTATTTATCTTTCTATTAATTGTGCTTGTACAAATGCTTATTGCTCGAATAAAACCAAGTGCTTATTGGTTGCCGGGAAAAATAACCGCAATTCCACTTGCTGGTAAAATAACTAATGCTTTTATTAATTGGTTTCGCTATTTGACAGGCAATTGGGGAAGTTTAATAATTATTATTGTTGCGCTTTTAATTGTAATTTTAGTTTTTACCAATGTGCCATTTGTGCATTTGATTGCCAATATCTACCATTCTATAATTAGCAGTTTTAAAAAAATAAAACCAAAGAAAAGGACCGCAGTTATTAAAGAACCAATATCAGAAAAATCGAATGTACCAGAACCTGTGGTTGAAGGAGCAGTTCAGACTGAAACCGAAACAGAAATTATAGAACCTCCTCCGACTAAAACAATCACTGATAAAAGGAAATCATTTATTGGCACAAAAGGTGTCCAAAGTGCTGTAATTGACGAACAGCAATTTCAGAATGAATTTTTAGCATCTTTGGATATTCCGCCAAGTGAAGAAGCACCGGTTGACCAGAAAACTTTAGAAGAAGGGGCTAAAGTCTTACTGGAAAAATTAAAAGAGTTCGGTATTGAAGGAAGAGTTACTGATATTCTAACTGGTCCAATGATTACCCGTTATGAATTTGAACCAGCACCAGGCATAAAGATTCAACGCATTGAGAGTTTGGCGGATGATTTAGCACTTTCGCTTAAAGCCGAAAGAATTCGTATCTTAGCACCGATTCCTGGCAAAGCAGTTGTTGGTATTGAAGTTCCCAATAAATATCGTAGAATTGTCTATTTGCGCAATATCTTAACAACTGAAGAATTTACCGCCAAGACCTCACCATTGACTTTTGCCTTAGGTGAATCGATTACCGGTGAACCTTATTGTGCCGACTTACGCGAAATGCCGCATGTTTTAATTGCCGGGACTACGGGTTCAGGTAAGAGTGTTTGTATCAATACAATGATTACTTCGATTATATTCCGCTCGTCTTATCATGATGTCAGATTTTTAGCAATTGACCCAAAACAATTGGAATTGCCCGTTTATAACTCAATACCGCATTTGCTCAGTCCAACAACTATTGACCCGAAAGTAGCAATATCAGAATTGGACAGAGTAATCAGTATAATGGAAAGTCGTTATGGAATATTTGCTGGATTAGGAGTTCGGGATATTGCTGGTTATAATTTAGTCGCACAAAAAGAAGGATTAGAAAAGAAACCGTATATTGTTGTGGTTATTGACGAACTTGCGGATTTAATGATTAGAGCCCCCACGGAAATCGAAGAAAAAATCACCCGCTTGGCACAAATGTCTCGGGCGGTCGGCATTCACTTAGTTTTAGCAACGCAAAGACCATCAGTAGATGTTATTACTGGTTTAATCAAGGCAAATTTTCCTTGTCGGATTGCATTTCAAGTGGCATCAAAGACTGATTCGCGGACAATTTTAGATATGAATGGTGCCGAGGCATTATTAGGTCGAGGCGATATGCTCTTTTTACCGCCAGGCAAAGGTGAACCACAAAGATTACATTGTGCTTATGTTTCGGCACAAGCAACCAAAAGAATCGTTGACCTTTGGACCAAAAGGTATCTTATTGAATTATTATCCGAGTATGTTTCTAACCCTCAGGAAATGGCGGAGCAAATTATTGCTAAACAAGTCGTCGATGTTCTAATTGACCGAGAAAAAGCATCAATTAAAAGAAAACAGCAGGATTTTTACTCAGTTGTTCCCGAAGATATTGCAGAAAAACTTTGGGCTCGCGAGTATCATCAAAAACTCTCTGAAGAAATTGATATGCCACACAGTAAAAAAACAGAAAGACCTGGAGCCGAACGCGAAGTTGATGAACTTTTAGCCGAAGCGGCCAAAATTGTCTTTCGACATCGCGAAGCATCAGTTTCAATGCTTCAAAGAAGACTTGATATTGGCTGGGCAAGAGCCGGACGGATTATTGACCAGTTAGAACAATTGGGCGTTGTCGGTCCTTATGTTGGTTCTAAATCCCGTAAGGTCTTAATTGACACTGAAGAAGATTTACAAAAACTGCTTGGCACTTTGACACACAAACCTTTAAGTGAAAATAAGACTTAA